One genomic region from uncultured Tateyamaria sp. encodes:
- a CDS encoding glutathione S-transferase family protein, with protein sequence MITIHCLAYSRAIRLIWLMEDLGQPYDLVRYDRTDAFRAPQALRDVHPLGKSPVIEDGDLRLAESASCLRYLTRKFDDHTHTPDPGSAAFAQHEEMLDYVESSFAAACMRVLLPAMKGEEVAEKARDTLQMHLGYIAQSLPDHGLLFGDAATLADIQMSYLLANLAAGGFLAETPRVATYWNDLQKQPGYIAATNVAGPMAPDL encoded by the coding sequence GTGATCACCATCCATTGCCTCGCCTATTCCCGCGCCATCCGGCTGATCTGGCTGATGGAGGATCTGGGCCAACCCTACGACCTGGTCCGATACGACCGGACCGATGCCTTTCGCGCACCGCAGGCGTTGCGCGATGTCCATCCGCTGGGAAAATCGCCGGTCATCGAGGATGGCGATCTGCGTCTGGCCGAGTCAGCAAGTTGCCTCCGGTATCTGACGCGCAAATTCGACGATCACACCCACACGCCGGACCCGGGGTCAGCCGCCTTCGCGCAGCACGAAGAGATGCTGGACTACGTCGAAAGTTCGTTCGCAGCGGCGTGCATGCGCGTGCTGCTGCCAGCGATGAAGGGCGAGGAGGTCGCCGAAAAGGCGCGGGATACCCTGCAGATGCACCTGGGCTATATCGCGCAGTCCCTGCCCGATCACGGTCTGCTTTTTGGTGATGCGGCCACATTGGCAGACATCCAGATGTCCTACCTTCTGGCGAACCTGGCTGCGGGTGGCTTTCTGGCCGAAACGCCGCGCGTCGCAACCTATTGGAACGACCTGCAAAAACAGCCGGGCTACATCGCCGCAACGAACGTGGCCGGACCGATGGCCCCCGATCTCTGA
- a CDS encoding c-type cytochrome, which translates to MRHISLIAAAVLSLTLAPQAGGQGADVLLNCSACHTVGPDRNAGDMARAPSPYPNLNGQSVRYLDRQLWAYRQGLRQHPQMQATATALGDGAGAMARMYADAPVPELTFNASPGAFAEAETLVMEGDWSRGLPSCASCHALDPNDRARLSPRLHGHPAPYIARQLRAYADGTRRSDPMGRMRAYAAELTEDEITALADYYAAWGPETDQTQEDDTDG; encoded by the coding sequence ATGAGACATATCTCCCTGATCGCCGCCGCCGTCCTGTCCCTGACCCTCGCGCCGCAGGCGGGCGGGCAGGGGGCGGACGTGCTACTGAACTGCTCCGCCTGCCACACGGTCGGGCCAGACCGGAACGCAGGCGACATGGCGCGGGCGCCGTCGCCCTATCCCAACCTCAACGGCCAATCGGTGCGCTATCTCGACCGCCAGCTTTGGGCCTATCGCCAAGGGCTGCGCCAGCACCCGCAGATGCAGGCCACGGCCACGGCACTGGGGGACGGGGCAGGGGCCATGGCGCGCATGTACGCCGATGCGCCTGTACCGGAGCTGACGTTCAATGCATCGCCCGGTGCGTTTGCCGAGGCCGAAACGCTGGTCATGGAGGGCGACTGGTCGCGCGGCCTGCCGTCCTGCGCCAGCTGCCACGCGCTGGACCCTAATGACCGTGCGCGCCTGTCGCCGCGCCTGCACGGCCACCCCGCGCCCTATATCGCCCGCCAGTTGCGCGCCTATGCCGACGGCACGCGCCGCTCTGACCCGATGGGCCGGATGCGCGCCTATGCCGCCGAACTGACCGAGGACGAGATCACCGCGCTGGCGGACTACTACGCCGCCTGGGGTCCGGAGACCGACCAGACGCAGGAGGACGACACCGATGGTTGA
- a CDS encoding sugar dehydrogenase complex small subunit codes for MVDPYPTSRRSFLAGVSAAALIPGQAWAQAAPTFEDFAARARALSGFDPVPRSLLTGARGVLDDMQATAFAEGHGAADAVTKTVLRALYTGRHMPRDGDMERFAYADALMYAAIEDSVNVPSYCGGVPAYWAEKPRIT; via the coding sequence ATGGTTGACCCATATCCCACATCGCGCCGCAGCTTTCTGGCGGGCGTGTCCGCCGCCGCCCTGATCCCCGGCCAGGCATGGGCGCAAGCCGCGCCGACATTCGAGGATTTCGCCGCCCGCGCCCGCGCCCTGTCCGGCTTTGACCCGGTGCCGCGTAGCCTGCTGACGGGCGCGCGCGGCGTCCTGGACGACATGCAGGCCACCGCCTTTGCCGAAGGGCACGGTGCGGCAGACGCGGTGACCAAGACGGTGCTCAGGGCGCTTTATACCGGGCGGCACATGCCGCGCGACGGCGACATGGAACGCTTCGCCTATGCCGACGCGCTGATGTATGCCGCGATCGAGGACAGCGTGAACGTGCCCAGCTATTGCGGCGGCGTGCCGGCCTATTGGGCCGAAAAGCCCCGAATCACGTAA
- a CDS encoding PAS domain-containing sensor histidine kinase has protein sequence MAADTHSLTWQVSPDLLGIVNQAGVFVETNPAWQSVLGWSEPEIRRMVFTDFLHPEDIERTLALFSRMQAGEPALHFENRYRCKDGTYRWLSWVAVPEGDIFVCSARDVTQDRANARALQSSEDEALLREQFIAILGHDLRNPLAAIGSAARIASRQPHDAQIAAMLAAIHGSTERMAALIDSIMDFARARLGGGIPVDLKRIDTLQAGFERVVDEVRMAHPERQIETSFTFDGALLCDAARLDQLLSNLVANAVAHGAQDDPISVVTDEVDGFFVLSVANSGQAIPPDILSNLFKPFERADKSASLQGLGLGLYIADQIAKAHGGEIGVTSNDDRTVFRLAIPLG, from the coding sequence ATGGCTGCAGATACACACAGTTTGACCTGGCAGGTTTCGCCCGACCTGCTGGGTATCGTCAATCAGGCCGGTGTTTTTGTCGAGACGAACCCAGCATGGCAATCTGTTCTCGGGTGGAGCGAGCCTGAAATCAGGCGCATGGTCTTTACCGACTTTCTTCATCCTGAAGATATAGAACGGACGCTTGCGCTGTTCAGCCGCATGCAAGCAGGCGAACCCGCGCTTCATTTCGAAAACAGGTACCGGTGCAAGGACGGCACCTATCGTTGGCTGTCCTGGGTTGCGGTCCCCGAGGGCGACATTTTCGTGTGCAGTGCGCGTGATGTGACACAGGACAGGGCGAACGCCCGGGCGCTGCAGTCCTCGGAGGACGAAGCCCTGTTGCGCGAGCAATTCATCGCCATTCTGGGGCATGACCTGCGCAATCCGCTGGCTGCCATCGGATCGGCCGCGCGGATCGCTTCACGCCAACCCCATGACGCACAAATCGCCGCCATGCTTGCCGCCATACATGGAAGTACGGAGCGGATGGCGGCGCTGATCGACAGCATCATGGATTTTGCCAGGGCCCGTCTGGGCGGCGGCATTCCTGTTGATCTGAAGCGGATCGACACGCTTCAGGCGGGGTTTGAACGCGTCGTGGATGAGGTCAGGATGGCGCATCCCGAGCGACAGATCGAAACCTCGTTCACGTTTGATGGTGCATTGCTGTGCGATGCGGCCCGGCTGGATCAGCTGTTGTCGAACCTGGTTGCCAATGCCGTCGCGCACGGGGCACAGGATGACCCGATTTCTGTTGTCACGGACGAGGTGGATGGCTTTTTCGTGCTGTCGGTCGCCAACTCCGGACAGGCAATTCCGCCGGATATTCTTTCGAACCTGTTCAAGCCGTTCGAGCGTGCCGACAAGAGCGCGTCCCTTCAGGGATTGGGCCTGGGGCTGTACATCGCGGATCAGATCGCAAAGGCGCATGGCGGAGAGATTGGCGTGACATCGAATGACGATCGCACCGTATTCCGTCTGGCCATTCCGCTGGGCTGA
- a CDS encoding cytochrome c oxidase assembly protein — MDPYTPFCGTPPIPTELLTRWTFDPVLIAGLLVALGAGLAWAPDRQRFATAWALVAVLFVSPLCAASMALFSARVAQHILLTLVAAPLLAAALPKTRVSPVGAAAAFAGLFWMWHAPGPYQATLESDLIYWSMHLSLFAAATLMFASMRAAPEKAVLAAALTGTQLTVFAALLTLSPSPWHGWHALTTVPYGLSALADQQLAGALMWVAGGGLFMAMIAHLTWRFLRETNAGHR, encoded by the coding sequence ATGGACCCCTATACCCCGTTCTGCGGCACACCGCCGATCCCGACCGAGCTGCTGACACGCTGGACCTTCGATCCGGTGCTGATCGCGGGCCTTCTGGTCGCGCTGGGGGCCGGGCTGGCGTGGGCACCGGACAGACAGCGGTTTGCCACGGCGTGGGCGCTGGTCGCGGTCCTGTTCGTCTCGCCGCTATGTGCCGCGTCCATGGCGCTGTTTTCCGCCCGTGTGGCGCAACACATCCTGCTGACGCTGGTGGCGGCCCCGCTGCTGGCGGCGGCCCTGCCGAAGACACGGGTTTCACCCGTCGGGGCGGCGGCGGCCTTTGCCGGGCTCTTCTGGATGTGGCACGCGCCCGGCCCTTATCAGGCGACGCTGGAAAGCGACCTGATCTACTGGTCCATGCATCTGAGCCTGTTTGCCGCCGCGACGCTGATGTTCGCCTCGATGCGCGCCGCCCCGGAAAAGGCGGTGCTGGCGGCCGCGCTGACGGGCACGCAACTGACGGTGTTCGCGGCCCTTTTGACGCTGTCGCCCAGCCCGTGGCACGGCTGGCACGCGCTGACCACGGTGCCTTACGGGCTGTCGGCACTGGCCGATCAGCAACTGGCGGGCGCGCTGATGTGGGTGGCGGGCGGTGGCCTGTTCATGGCGATGATCGCGCACCTGACATGGCGCTTTCTGCGCGAGACAAACGCCGGTCATCGCTAG
- a CDS encoding transglutaminase family protein, which translates to MPHIEIRHETTYRYAGPVSLGPHQMMLRPRETRDLRLVRFDLDVSPDARIDWSTDVAGNTVAKATFDAASDTLAIKARMIVDLTASVWPVFPISADAASYPFVYMNDAMTDLGPLAAPQYVDDAGRLSDWVEGFVMQRPTDTLSLLKDVANGVTAQVAYQSRETEGTQGPLDTLDRGWGTCRDFAVLFAEAARTLGFGARIVSGYLSNPNADLTGSAGDGSTHAWVEVFVPGAGWIPFDPTNQSVGGANLIPVAVARRIEQVAPVTGSFHGATDAQMSMDVSVSVKHIADTAGNDT; encoded by the coding sequence ATGCCACATATCGAAATTCGCCATGAAACGACGTACCGGTACGCCGGTCCCGTGTCCCTGGGCCCGCACCAGATGATGCTGCGCCCCCGCGAGACCCGCGATCTGCGCCTGGTGCGGTTCGATCTGGATGTGTCGCCCGACGCGCGTATCGACTGGTCCACCGACGTGGCCGGGAACACCGTGGCCAAGGCAACCTTCGACGCCGCAAGCGATACCCTTGCTATCAAGGCGCGCATGATTGTCGATCTTACCGCGTCGGTCTGGCCGGTCTTCCCGATCTCGGCTGACGCGGCCTCTTATCCCTTTGTCTATATGAATGACGCAATGACCGATCTCGGGCCTCTGGCCGCGCCGCAATACGTGGATGACGCCGGTCGTCTGTCCGACTGGGTCGAAGGGTTCGTGATGCAGCGGCCGACCGACACGCTGTCCCTGCTCAAGGATGTCGCCAATGGCGTGACGGCGCAGGTCGCCTATCAAAGCCGCGAGACGGAAGGGACGCAAGGGCCGCTGGACACATTGGACAGGGGCTGGGGCACCTGCCGCGATTTCGCCGTTCTGTTTGCCGAGGCTGCGCGGACACTGGGCTTCGGCGCGCGGATCGTGTCCGGCTATCTCTCAAACCCGAACGCCGATCTGACCGGTTCCGCGGGCGATGGCTCTACCCACGCCTGGGTCGAGGTTTTTGTGCCGGGGGCCGGATGGATCCCGTTCGACCCGACCAATCAGTCGGTCGGCGGGGCCAACCTGATCCCCGTCGCGGTGGCGCGACGGATCGAACAGGTCGCACCGGTGACCGGCAGTTTTCACGGTGCGACAGATGCGCAGATGTCGATGGATGTGAGCGTAAGCGTCAAGCATATCGCGGACACGGCGGGCAACGACACCTGA
- a CDS encoding SDR family oxidoreductase has protein sequence MKILVAGATGATGTRLMNTLVSEGHAPIALVRESSDTSKLPDQAETRMGDLADLQDGVCNGCEAVIFAAGSGGDTSAEMTDKIDRDGAISLIDHASKAGVARFVMLSSVGADDPDPSTDMGHYLKAKHDADEHLKGSGLTYAIVRPVALTDDDGTGDMKFGDDVDPKAKAARGDVARVLADAVTSDAWAGKTLLMQSA, from the coding sequence ATGAAAATTCTTGTCGCAGGCGCCACCGGCGCCACCGGAACACGCCTTATGAACACGCTTGTGTCAGAGGGGCACGCCCCCATCGCCTTGGTGCGCGAAAGCTCGGACACCAGCAAACTGCCGGATCAGGCAGAGACGCGCATGGGCGACCTTGCGGACCTTCAGGACGGCGTGTGCAACGGGTGCGAGGCGGTAATCTTTGCCGCCGGATCAGGTGGCGACACCAGCGCGGAGATGACCGACAAGATTGATCGCGACGGCGCGATCAGCTTGATCGATCACGCGTCCAAGGCGGGCGTGGCTCGCTTTGTCATGCTCAGCAGCGTCGGCGCGGATGATCCCGATCCCAGCACCGACATGGGCCATTACCTGAAGGCGAAACATGACGCCGACGAGCACCTGAAAGGGTCCGGCCTGACCTACGCCATCGTGCGCCCCGTCGCGCTGACTGACGACGATGGCACCGGCGACATGAAGTTCGGCGACGACGTTGATCCGAAGGCCAAGGCCGCGCGCGGCGATGTCGCGCGCGTTCTGGCCGATGCCGTCACCAGCGACGCGTGGGCTGGCAAGACCCTTTTGATGCAGTCGGCCTGA
- a CDS encoding NAD-dependent succinate-semialdehyde dehydrogenase translates to MTAFSTINPATETKLAGYDLMSPDAAFGKIETCHTAFLDWRKKSHTERAPYLRDIANLLRNKADDYANLMTEETGKLLRDGKTEVELCAQIFEYTAEHGPDMLADEERQHGADGKQGVVAYCPIGVIYSIQPWNFPVYQPTRVLASNLMAGNGVILKHASICTGSGLMLRDICLEAGLPEGLFDVVIIDHDTSDAVIEHKLIRGVTMTGSDGGGRHIGQVAAKNLKKTVLELGSNDAYLVLEDADIELAVKTCVQGRLFNNGETCVSAKRFVVTEAVYDDFVGAFVEQMRAIELGDPKDESTQLGPLSSEEQFDTICTQVADSVKGGAEILCGGEAPDRTGQYYPATVLVNCQPGTPAYDDEIFGPVAAVIKAKDDEDAMRIANDSRYGLGGGIFTRDEDKARKLARDHFDTGMVRINSFGAADPNMPFGGVKDSGFGREHGGFGMKEFVNVKAIYMP, encoded by the coding sequence ATGACGGCGTTTTCGACGATCAATCCTGCGACTGAAACCAAACTGGCGGGCTATGACCTGATGTCGCCCGATGCGGCTTTTGGCAAAATCGAAACCTGCCATACCGCATTTCTGGACTGGCGAAAGAAAAGCCACACGGAACGCGCACCCTACCTGCGCGACATCGCGAACCTGTTGCGCAACAAGGCGGATGACTACGCCAACCTGATGACCGAGGAGACCGGCAAGCTGTTGCGCGACGGCAAGACCGAGGTGGAACTCTGCGCGCAGATTTTCGAATACACGGCCGAGCACGGCCCGGACATGTTGGCCGACGAAGAACGTCAGCATGGCGCGGACGGCAAGCAGGGGGTCGTGGCCTACTGCCCGATCGGGGTGATCTACAGCATCCAACCGTGGAATTTCCCGGTCTACCAACCCACCCGCGTGCTTGCGTCGAACTTGATGGCAGGCAATGGCGTCATCCTGAAACACGCGTCGATCTGCACAGGCAGTGGCCTCATGCTGCGCGACATCTGCCTTGAAGCCGGACTGCCCGAAGGGTTGTTCGATGTGGTGATCATTGATCACGACACGTCGGATGCGGTCATCGAACACAAGCTGATCCGCGGCGTGACCATGACAGGCAGCGACGGCGGGGGCCGCCATATCGGTCAAGTCGCGGCCAAGAACCTCAAGAAGACTGTGTTGGAGCTTGGATCCAACGACGCCTATCTCGTCCTCGAAGATGCCGACATCGAATTGGCCGTAAAAACCTGCGTCCAGGGCCGTCTGTTCAACAATGGCGAAACCTGTGTGTCCGCCAAACGCTTTGTCGTGACCGAGGCGGTGTATGATGATTTCGTCGGTGCCTTTGTCGAACAGATGCGCGCCATCGAACTGGGCGACCCCAAGGACGAGAGCACGCAACTGGGCCCGCTTTCGAGCGAGGAACAGTTCGACACGATCTGCACGCAGGTCGCCGACAGCGTCAAGGGTGGCGCGGAAATCCTGTGTGGCGGCGAAGCGCCGGACCGGACCGGTCAGTATTATCCCGCGACCGTGCTGGTGAACTGCCAACCCGGCACACCTGCCTATGATGACGAGATTTTTGGCCCCGTCGCCGCGGTCATCAAGGCCAAGGACGATGAAGACGCAATGCGCATCGCGAATGACAGCCGGTATGGTCTGGGCGGGGGTATCTTTACCCGCGACGAAGATAAGGCGCGCAAGCTGGCCCGCGATCATTTCGACACCGGCATGGTGCGGATCAATTCGTTTGGTGCCGCGGACCCGAACATGCCCTTCGGGGGGGTGAAGGATTCCGGTTTCGGGCGCGAACATGGCGGCTTTGGCATGAAGGAATTCGTCAACGTCAAGGCGATCTACATGCCCTGA
- a CDS encoding alpha/beta hydrolase fold domain-containing protein translates to MNSIDYNALRHVANGQRLRTAIAERLHVAPVTGPPVQMRARFAQLVGAGPAGHPATIAGVPCVRHGDGPAVMWLHGGGYVFGGPHTHARAADALAHVSGCAVYVPDYRLAPEHPWPAPLEDACAVLDALPGPVALVGDSAGGHLALAVARRRAGRVHALALISPNTDRTGRSWTRAANSDSDLMNSDADDARLARMAMPDLAPDDPDASPILADLSALPRTLVTASPDEVLFGDSVLLMQALAHAGHNVSADMPGGLWHLWPLWPGRLRAADMTLRRIAAFLTADADAIGRDPGS, encoded by the coding sequence ATGAACAGCATTGATTACAACGCGTTGCGCCACGTTGCCAACGGGCAACGCCTGCGCACGGCCATCGCCGAACGGCTGCACGTGGCACCCGTCACGGGGCCGCCCGTACAGATGCGCGCCCGCTTTGCACAGCTTGTCGGTGCCGGGCCCGCAGGACACCCTGCCACGATTGCGGGCGTGCCGTGCGTGCGGCACGGGGACGGGCCCGCGGTGATGTGGCTGCACGGTGGTGGCTATGTCTTTGGCGGGCCGCACACCCACGCCCGGGCGGCTGATGCGCTGGCCCATGTCAGCGGCTGCGCCGTCTATGTGCCCGACTACCGGCTTGCCCCCGAACATCCCTGGCCTGCCCCGCTGGAGGATGCCTGCGCCGTGCTGGACGCGCTGCCGGGTCCCGTGGCCCTTGTGGGCGACAGCGCCGGGGGGCACCTTGCCCTTGCCGTCGCGCGGCGGCGCGCGGGGCGGGTGCACGCGCTGGCCCTGATCTCGCCCAACACCGACCGCACGGGGCGCAGCTGGACCCGCGCGGCCAATTCCGACAGCGACCTGATGAACAGCGACGCCGATGACGCGCGTCTGGCGCGGATGGCGATGCCCGATCTGGCCCCGGACGATCCCGACGCCTCGCCCATTCTGGCGGACCTTTCGGCCCTGCCGCGCACCCTTGTCACCGCATCCCCGGACGAGGTGCTGTTTGGCGACAGCGTCCTGTTGATGCAGGCGCTGGCCCATGCCGGACATAACGTCAGTGCCGATATGCCCGGCGGTCTGTGGCACCTGTGGCCGCTTTGGCCGGGGCGGCTGCGTGCGGCGGACATGACCCTGCGGCGCATCGCGGCATTCCTGACCGCCGATGCGGACGCGATTGGCCGCGATCCCGGTTCCTGA
- a CDS encoding GMC family oxidoreductase, with protein sequence MTTTLPQTPDLVVIGAGVAGGLVAKRAAEAGLRVTIICDGPVVARGDLVNRFRNAPEQTMMSPYPVVPHAPQPQTVRTDDYLIQKGPYPYDQQYIRVVGGTTWHWAAATWRYLPNDMKLKTLYGVGRDWPISYDDIEPWYQMAEEEMGVAGPENAPYDAPRSKPYPMGPAPFSYMDSAFNEKLSALGYDHIQAPQARNNQQVYDDRPPCCGNANCMPICPIGAQYSGNMSVEKAQAAGAELITDAVVHHLEVDADGRITAARYLKPDRSEFRIEASRFVLAANGIEGPKILLMSTQENAPDGVGNASDMVGRNLMDHPGTASAFQSAEPLWPGRGPNVLSAITNLRDGPWRSDMAARKLMILNMNPVAGVTEDAIDEGLTGTALRDAIRHRTARAQVITSFNEQLPDPANRIVPSTEGLTDALGLPRPEIRYNIDDYVHRAAADTRARVEKIAEAMGAAPGSVSHNDGYAPNNHITGATIMGDDPSDSVVDSECRTHDHPNLWIASSSTFPSVSSVNVTLTIAALALRIGDSIAAEARP encoded by the coding sequence ATGACCACCACACTTCCCCAAACCCCCGATCTCGTGGTCATTGGCGCAGGCGTCGCCGGTGGTCTGGTGGCCAAGCGCGCGGCCGAGGCGGGCCTGCGTGTCACCATCATCTGCGACGGTCCCGTCGTGGCGCGCGGCGACCTGGTCAACCGGTTTCGAAACGCGCCCGAGCAGACGATGATGTCGCCCTATCCCGTCGTCCCCCACGCGCCGCAACCGCAGACGGTGCGCACGGATGACTACCTGATCCAGAAGGGGCCATACCCCTACGACCAGCAATATATCCGCGTCGTGGGTGGCACGACCTGGCACTGGGCGGCCGCCACATGGCGGTATCTGCCCAACGACATGAAGCTGAAGACCCTTTATGGCGTCGGACGCGACTGGCCGATCAGCTATGACGACATCGAACCGTGGTACCAGATGGCCGAAGAGGAAATGGGCGTCGCCGGGCCGGAAAACGCGCCCTATGATGCTCCACGGTCCAAACCGTATCCCATGGGACCGGCCCCGTTTTCCTATATGGACAGTGCGTTCAACGAAAAACTGTCGGCGCTGGGTTATGATCACATCCAAGCCCCGCAGGCGCGCAACAACCAGCAGGTCTATGACGACCGCCCGCCTTGCTGCGGCAACGCCAATTGCATGCCGATCTGTCCCATCGGGGCACAGTATTCCGGCAACATGTCCGTGGAAAAGGCGCAGGCCGCCGGGGCGGAGCTGATCACGGATGCGGTTGTCCATCACCTTGAGGTCGACGCAGACGGACGCATCACCGCCGCCCGGTATCTCAAGCCCGACCGGTCCGAATTCCGCATCGAGGCGTCACGCTTCGTTCTGGCCGCCAACGGCATCGAGGGGCCGAAGATCCTGCTGATGTCGACACAGGAAAACGCCCCCGACGGGGTCGGCAACGCGTCGGATATGGTGGGTCGCAACCTGATGGACCACCCCGGCACCGCCAGCGCGTTCCAAAGCGCCGAGCCGCTCTGGCCCGGGCGCGGGCCGAACGTGCTGTCGGCCATCACGAACCTGCGCGACGGTCCGTGGCGGTCGGACATGGCCGCACGCAAGCTGATGATCCTGAACATGAACCCCGTGGCCGGTGTGACAGAGGACGCCATCGACGAAGGGCTGACCGGCACCGCCTTGCGCGACGCGATCCGCCACCGCACGGCCCGCGCGCAGGTGATCACCAGCTTCAATGAACAGCTGCCGGACCCCGCCAACCGCATCGTCCCCTCGACCGAAGGGTTGACCGACGCGCTTGGCCTGCCGCGCCCGGAAATCCGCTACAACATCGACGATTACGTGCACCGCGCCGCGGCTGATACCCGTGCGCGCGTCGAAAAGATTGCCGAGGCAATGGGGGCCGCGCCGGGCAGCGTGTCGCATAATGACGGCTATGCCCCCAACAACCACATCACCGGGGCCACGATCATGGGCGACGACCCGTCCGACAGCGTGGTGGACAGCGAGTGCCGCACCCATGATCACCCGAACCTGTGGATCGCGTCCTCGTCGACCTTTCCGTCGGTGTCCAGCGTGAACGTGACCCTGACCATCGCCGCCCTTGCCCTGCGCATCGGCGACAGCATCGCAGCGGAGGCGCGGCCATGA